A genomic region of Staphylococcus roterodami contains the following coding sequences:
- a CDS encoding YdcP family protein, with amino-acid sequence MAWSPKFDLKETFGDLYFMGVDEKYKYEDGEKTDQKLYAYKLASTGQGEQVTVKVPKEVKLDIMSVCELVGVEAKQYVQSSGDFHSIQPSIKAEDIRQIATIQHKKGAQQG; translated from the coding sequence ATGGCATGGAGTCCGAAATTTGATTTAAAAGAAACGTTTGGAGATTTATATTTCATGGGTGTTGATGAGAAATACAAATATGAAGATGGAGAAAAAACCGATCAAAAATTATATGCATACAAATTAGCGTCAACTGGACAAGGTGAACAAGTAACAGTAAAAGTACCTAAAGAAGTAAAACTTGATATTATGTCAGTTTGTGAACTTGTAGGTGTAGAAGCAAAACAATATGTACAATCTTCAGGTGATTTCCATTCAATTCAACCGAGTATTAAGGCAGAAGATATTAGACAAATTGCGACAATTCAACATAAAAAAGGTGCACAACAAGGTTAG
- a CDS encoding replication initiation factor domain-containing protein has product MEAVVDWVQVTFQVPSIFTIMEDVLKLPRAVFKHRNSGLYFYNRGYTFGNIQIFYSDKDEGMGFHLQLTGSGCREFEHYLINRNETWQDFFKRCAAKKARFTRIDIAIDDTKTYLKIPRLIKKAEHGECISKFRTASSIAGFKLSNGQSKGSTFYIGSKKSDMYCRFYEKNYEMAYKLKTPVEDFGLWNRYEIQMRRSNAENCVNILTETSSISDIVKGVLNNSMRFVTEPKDVSDSRKSRWPVYQEWSRFIKGADKISLSMKPSLKSIEDNIDWLCKQVATTLDTVLTAEAMAQSEGLLEDTDFLNKILAHSSFNDEHTDRINHYLENLKRKKKGDDSYQSFSK; this is encoded by the coding sequence TTGGAGGCAGTTGTTGACTGGGTCCAAGTGACTTTTCAGGTGCCCTCGATTTTCACCATTATGGAGGATGTTTTGAAATTGCCTCGGGCAGTGTTTAAACATCGTAATAGTGGCTTGTACTTTTACAATCGTGGTTATACGTTTGGAAATATTCAAATTTTTTATTCGGATAAAGATGAAGGTATGGGCTTTCATTTACAGTTAACTGGTTCTGGTTGTCGGGAATTTGAACATTATTTAATCAACCGCAATGAAACGTGGCAAGACTTTTTTAAGCGCTGTGCGGCTAAAAAGGCGCGTTTTACAAGAATTGATATTGCGATTGATGATACAAAAACATATTTAAAAATACCACGATTAATTAAAAAGGCTGAGCATGGTGAATGTATTTCAAAATTTAGAACAGCGAGTTCAATTGCTGGTTTTAAATTGTCCAACGGACAGTCTAAAGGTTCAACTTTTTATATCGGCTCTAAAAAAAGTGATATGTATTGTCGCTTTTATGAAAAGAATTATGAAATGGCGTATAAATTAAAAACACCTGTTGAAGATTTTGGATTATGGAATCGTTATGAAATACAAATGCGACGAAGTAATGCGGAAAATTGCGTAAATATTTTAACAGAAACATCAAGCATATCAGATATTGTTAAAGGTGTTTTAAATAATAGTATGCGTTTTGTAACTGAGCCGAAAGATGTATCAGATAGTCGAAAATCAAGGTGGCCAGTATATCAAGAATGGTCACGTTTTATTAAAGGTGCGGATAAAATTAGCTTAAGTATGAAACCGAGTTTAAAGTCCATTGAGGATAATATTGATTGGTTATGTAAACAAGTAGCTACAACGTTAGATACTGTTTTAACAGCTGAAGCAATGGCACAATCTGAAGGTTTACTTGAAGATACAGATTTTCTAAATAAAATATTGGCGCATTCATCATTTAATGATGAACACACCGATAGAATTAATCATTATTTAGAAAATCTAAAGCGTAAAAAGAAAGGAGATGATTCCTATCAAAGCTTTTCTAAGTAA
- a CDS encoding transposase, producing MIEPVIDIEATMGKEFRYLSHVEKISRFDEAYYLYTIICVDIGEQVKVRLSNEKYFDSLERVDFDNLTIKPRVYQDMNTGYCNLYTSFSADDIYSLETKA from the coding sequence ATGATAGAACCAGTCATTGATATTGAAGCAACTATGGGGAAAGAGTTTCGTTATTTGTCCCATGTTGAAAAAATATCGCGGTTTGATGAAGCTTATTATCTGTATACGATTATATGTGTTGATATTGGTGAACAAGTTAAAGTTAGACTGTCAAATGAAAAATACTTTGATTCTTTAGAACGTGTTGATTTTGATAATTTAACAATCAAACCTAGAGTATATCAAGATATGAATACAGGTTATTGTAATTTATATACAAGCTTTTCAGCTGATGATATTTATAGTTTAGAAACAAAAGCATAA
- a CDS encoding YceI family protein: MTNFTFDGAHSSLEFQIKHLMVSKVKGSFDQFDVAVEGDINDFNTLKATATIIPSSINTKNEARDNHLKSGDFFGTDEFDKITFVTKSVSESKVVGDLTIKGITNEETFDVEFNGVSKNPMDGSQVTGVIVTGTINRENYGINFNQALETGGVMLGKDVKFEASAEFSISE; encoded by the coding sequence ATGACTAACTTTACTTTTGATGGCGCACACAGTAGTTTAGAATTCCAAATTAAACATTTAATGGTTTCTAAAGTGAAAGGTTCATTCGATCAATTTGATGTAGCAGTTGAAGGCGATATTAATGATTTCAATACTTTAAAAGCTACTGCAACAATTATTCCAAGTTCAATTAACACTAAAAACGAAGCACGTGATAACCACTTAAAATCTGGTGATTTCTTTGGTACTGACGAATTTGATAAAATCACATTTGTGACAAAATCAGTATCTGAAAGCAAAGTTGTTGGTGATTTAACAATTAAAGGCATCACTAACGAAGAAACATTCGATGTTGAATTCAACGGAGTAAGTAAAAATCCAATGGATGGTTCTCAAGTAACAGGTGTTATTGTTACTGGTACAATCAATAGAGAAAACTACGGCATTAACTTTAACCAAGCACTTGAAACTGGTGGCGTAATGCTAGGCAAAGATGTTAAATTCGAAGCATCTGCTGAATTCTCAATCTCAGAATAA